One Streptomyces hundungensis DNA segment encodes these proteins:
- a CDS encoding carbohydrate-binding module family 20 domain-containing protein, whose amino-acid sequence MSAPTSPAPTAPPLARRRASTTLLATGALLAGAILPVAFQGTAHAATANGGDVIANLFEWNWKSVGQECTTVLGPKGYGAVQVAPPGDSIRLSNGTHPWWDVYQPVGYDLNSRMGTEAQFAAMVTACHNAGVKVYADAVINHTAGANQTSTDSYGGASFNPSTYTYAGIGYDRSSFHDYPATCPNAGNTINDWNSAQQVQECQLVSLSDLYTEKDDVRSKIAGYLNKLEGYGVDGFRVDAAKHIAQADMAAILAKVDDTRWGGRPYVYQEVIPGGSGQLAPSAFEGNGSVLEFTYAHKLKDQFTGNIANLRTFGQSWGLEPSDKSAVMVTNHDLERDNSTLTYKDGSRYVLAHIFELAWGYGTPQVYSGFRFTTNDDSPPADAHGYVTDTDCSSGAWNCTDRDQGIANMVGWHNAAKGQSVANWWDNGNNAIAFSRGSAAWVAINNSGSAVTQTFSTGLAAGTYCDVIHGAPASGGTCSGPAVTVGSSGQATVTVGAGDSVALYGKGTSCTSGCPTTSPAPSPTTSGTVTETFHETKTTVWGQNVYVVGSIPALGNWDPNAAVALSSASYPVWSATVGTPANTRFEYKYIVKDGSGNVTWESGANRVHTAAASGSETLDDTWK is encoded by the coding sequence GATCGCCAACCTCTTCGAGTGGAACTGGAAGTCGGTCGGACAGGAATGTACGACCGTGCTCGGCCCCAAGGGGTACGGGGCCGTCCAGGTCGCACCGCCCGGAGACTCGATCCGGCTCAGCAACGGCACCCACCCCTGGTGGGACGTCTACCAGCCGGTGGGCTACGATCTGAACAGCCGCATGGGCACCGAGGCGCAGTTCGCCGCCATGGTGACGGCCTGTCACAACGCGGGCGTCAAGGTGTACGCGGACGCGGTCATCAACCACACCGCCGGCGCCAACCAGACCAGCACCGACTCCTACGGCGGCGCGAGCTTCAACCCGTCGACCTACACCTATGCCGGAATCGGCTACGACCGCTCCAGCTTCCACGACTACCCGGCCACCTGTCCCAACGCCGGGAACACCATCAACGACTGGAACAGCGCACAGCAGGTCCAGGAGTGCCAACTGGTGTCGCTGTCCGATCTGTACACCGAGAAGGACGACGTCCGCTCGAAGATCGCCGGGTATCTCAACAAACTGGAGGGATACGGCGTCGACGGCTTCCGGGTGGACGCCGCCAAACACATCGCGCAGGCCGACATGGCAGCCATCCTCGCCAAGGTCGACGACACCCGGTGGGGCGGCCGACCCTATGTCTACCAAGAGGTCATCCCGGGGGGCAGCGGGCAGCTCGCACCCAGCGCCTTCGAGGGCAACGGCAGCGTCCTGGAGTTCACCTACGCCCACAAACTCAAGGACCAGTTCACCGGAAACATCGCCAACTTGCGGACGTTCGGGCAGAGTTGGGGCCTGGAGCCGAGCGACAAGTCGGCGGTCATGGTGACCAACCACGACCTGGAACGCGACAACAGCACGCTCACCTACAAGGACGGCTCCCGGTACGTCCTGGCCCACATCTTCGAACTCGCCTGGGGCTACGGCACCCCGCAGGTCTACTCCGGGTTCCGGTTCACCACCAACGACGACTCGCCGCCCGCCGACGCGCACGGCTATGTCACCGACACCGACTGCTCCTCGGGCGCGTGGAACTGTACGGACCGCGACCAGGGCATCGCCAACATGGTGGGCTGGCACAACGCCGCCAAGGGCCAGAGCGTGGCCAACTGGTGGGACAACGGCAACAACGCGATCGCCTTCAGCCGGGGCAGCGCGGCCTGGGTCGCCATCAACAACAGCGGCAGCGCGGTCACCCAGACCTTCAGCACCGGCCTCGCGGCGGGCACCTACTGCGACGTCATCCACGGCGCTCCGGCCTCCGGGGGCACCTGCTCGGGACCCGCGGTGACGGTCGGCTCCTCGGGGCAGGCCACGGTCACCGTCGGCGCGGGTGACTCCGTGGCGCTGTACGGGAAGGGCACGTCCTGCACGAGCGGCTGCCCGACGACGTCGCCCGCCCCCTCGCCCACGACGTCCGGCACGGTCACCGAGACCTTCCACGAGACCAAGACCACCGTCTGGGGCCAGAACGTGTATGTGGTCGGCTCGATCCCGGCCCTCGGCAACTGGGACCCGAACGCCGCCGTCGCCCTGTCCTCGGCGTCCTACCCGGTGTGGTCCGCGACCGTCGGCACCCCGGCGAACACCCGCTTCGAGTACAAGTACATCGTCAAGGACGGCTCCGGGAACGTCACGTGGGAGTCCGGCGCCAACCGGGTGCACACTGCGGCGGCCTCCGGTTCCGAGACCCTCGACGACACCTGGAAGTAG